GAACGCGGCGCCTTCGCCCGCCGAGTTTGCCGCCCGTGCGCGCGAGCTTGGCGACCGCATCAGCGTCGCCGAGTTCGACCCTCGCGAGCTCGACCTTGCCGCCGCGCTCTCGTTCGACCTCGTCGACGCCTCCAGGCTTGCCGACGGGCTCCTTCTCGAGGTTCGCGGCGACTTCTTCGCGCTCTTCCGCCCGCGCGACGCGTCGCTCTCGGGCGTGGCGCACGGCGGCGCGCCCACCGTCACGCCGGCGGACGCCGTCTGGATGCTCGTGCAGGCCGAGGACGCGACGCTTCGCGCGTCCGGGCAAAGCCTTGCGGCGCTCGTCTCCGCGCCGCCTGCGGAAGCCATCCTGTGGGGAAGCGCGGGCGCGCAGACGCCTGCCGGCGGGGTCGAGGCGAACCAGGAATCCCGAGTGGAATCCAACGGGCAGGGCGTCGACCTTGCCGCGGCCGCGCGGGTTCAGAACGATCTCCTGTCCGAGGCCGCCGCGGAGCCGGTAGGCGGCGACGACGGAATCGCCGTCGCGTCGGAGGAAGCCGCCGACGCGCTGTCGCCGGCGTTCGTCGGAGCGGCACTTTTGGCCGCCGGCCTTGCGGTCTCGCTCGCGAGCCTTTGGGCCTACGCGCCGGCCCGCGGCAGTCTTTTCCTCTTCGTCGTGCCCCTGTACGCGCGGCTCACCTCGCGCGAGATCCTGGGGAACGAGGTGCGCGAGCGCATCTTCCAGTTCGTCGCGCAGAATCCGGGCGCCAACACGACCGAGGTCGCCAAGGCCGCAAACGTCGGGTGGGGCGCCACCGTGTACCATCTGCGCGTGCTCTCGGACACGGGCTTCCTCGCGTGCGAGCGCGAGGGCCGCAGCCAGCGATGGTTCGTGAACGGCGCCACGCGGCGCGACGAGGTCCTCGGCCGCGCCGTGCTTGCAAACGGCAACGCCGCGCGCATCGCGCGCATCGTGCTCGAGAAGCCCGGCGTGGAGCCCTCCGCCGTGGCCGCGCACGCGAACCTCGCGCGCCCGACCGTCGCGTGGCATCTGGAGCGGCTGCGCCGCGCGGGCCTCCTCACGGAAACCGACGGCGAGGGCGGCCGTCGCCTGTACCCGGGCGAGACGCTTCCCCGCATGGCCGAGTCCGGCTTGTGTTGAGCCTCACGTTGGAAGCAGCGAGGCGAGGACGAGCCCGAGAAGCCCGAGAACCACGAGCAGCACGACCGGCCGCCACGCCGACGCCAGAAGGTCCGGGTTCGTGGCGCGAAGGATGAGCGCCTTGTTGGCAACCGACAGCAGGCAGGCGAGCACCGCCACCTGGCCGGCCACGAGAAGCGGCACGTTGGCCGTGGCGGCAAGCGCCCCCACGCTTGCGATCACGGCGCCGGCGCTCGCGAAGGCGCCCAGGGCCGACGCGTACACGCCCGCCTCGCCAAGCAGGCTTCGCGCCGCCGTGGCGCCAAGCACGATGACGGCGAAGATGGCGGCGAACTTGAAGGCCGGCCAGATCGCAAACGGGTTGGCCACGCGCACGTCGCCGGCCACCTCGTGCGTCCGCTGCTGCGCGTGCAAGGCAAGCCCGGCCGACGCGACCGTCATGAGCAGGACGGCGGGCAGCATGAACGTCGCGATCGTAAGCGACGGGTCCACGAAGGCGGCGATCGCAAGGTTGCGCACGAGCATGCCCGCAACCGACAGGAGCACGCCCACGACGGCCACGCGCTCGAGGTCCCTCCGCTCGCGCGCAAGCGCCGCGAGGCTTGCCGTGGCGGCCTCGCTGTTGACAAGCCCGCCCAGGAGGCCCGAGACGGAGACGCCGCGCGTGGCGCCGACTTGGCGCATGGCAAGGAAGCTCGCAAACGAGATCCCGGAGACGAACAAAACGATCAGGAGGAGGCCGTAGGGATCGATGGGGCGCCCCGGCCCCACGAGGCCGAGGGGATCGAGCGCGCCGCGCAGCATGCCCGTGAGCGGAAGCAGGATGAAGGCGAGCGTCACGAACTGGAGCGTGCTTAGGATCTCGTCCTCCGTGAGGTTGCCCGCGATGCCGTGCAGGCGATCCTTGCTCACGAGAAGGAAGGTCACGAACACGCCGATGATGGCGCCCTCGATGCGAAGGTCGAACCCCACGAGCGTGCCGGCGAGGAACACGACGAACATGGCAAACGGCGTCGTGAGGCCCGTCAGGCCCATCGTGTGCCGGATGTAGAACAGGGCCACGGCAAGCCCGCCTACGGCAAAGAGGCCCACGGCGAGCGGAAGATGGCTTCCCGAAAGGTCGCCGAGGCGGACAAGCAGGACGCCCATGGCGCACACGAGAGGGAACGTTCGCACGCCCGCGATCACGGGAACCCTGTCGCG
This genomic stretch from Candidatus Thermoplasmatota archaeon harbors:
- a CDS encoding DUF4010 domain-containing protein, with protein sequence MADVDFLVNLAIAVGIGGLVGLEREHRRDRVPVIAGVRTFPLVCAMGVLLVRLGDLSGSHLPLAVGLFAVGGLAVALFYIRHTMGLTGLTTPFAMFVVFLAGTLVGFDLRIEGAIIGVFVTFLLVSKDRLHGIAGNLTEDEILSTLQFVTLAFILLPLTGMLRGALDPLGLVGPGRPIDPYGLLLIVLFVSGISFASFLAMRQVGATRGVSVSGLLGGLVNSEAATASLAALARERRDLERVAVVGVLLSVAGMLVRNLAIAAFVDPSLTIATFMLPAVLLMTVASAGLALHAQQRTHEVAGDVRVANPFAIWPAFKFAAIFAVIVLGATAARSLLGEAGVYASALGAFASAGAVIASVGALAATANVPLLVAGQVAVLACLLSVANKALILRATNPDLLASAWRPVVLLVVLGLLGLVLASLLPT